The DNA sequence TGTATGCGGGAATTGTAAACGGAAAAAATATCTGGAAATGTGATTATGAAAAGAAGCTAGCATTAGTGGACAGCCTAAAGAAGGTGACGGACAAGTTGATACTTACCACCTCTTGTTCTTTACTGCATGTGCCATATACTACCAAAAGTGAGAAAAAACTGTCTGTCGATACTTTAAAGTATTTTTCCTATGCAGAAGAAAAACTGGAGGAACTTCATGAGCTAGCAGAGCTTTCTGAAAAAGATTATGTAAATGAGACAGCTTATAAGAGAAATATAGAAGTAACACATTCAGAAAGAGGAATGAAAGACAACAGTATATGCAAACAGGTAGCGGCTCTTTCTAAGAAGGATTTTGTGCGAAATGTACCAAGAACAGAGCGTCAGAAACTACAAAGAGAAAAGCTTGGATTACCAATATTTCCGACTACAACCATTGGTTCATTTCCACAGACAAAAGAGGTAAAGGCAAATCGAAGTCGTTATCGTAAGGGAGAGATTACCAAGGAACAATATGATGAACAGGTATTTGCATTTATCAAAGATTGTGTGGAAAAGCAGGAAGAACTTGGATTGGATGTTCTGGTGCATGGTGAATATGAACGAAATGATATGGTAGAATTCTTTGGAGAAAATTTCGGTGGATATGTGTTTACCGAATATGCCTGGGTGCAGTCCTATGGTACAAGATGTGTAAAGCCACCGGTTATCTTCGGTGATGTAAAGCGGATAGAGCCAATTACAGTAAAATATTCCAAATATGCGGCGTCATTGACGAAAAAACCAATGAAAGGAATGTTGACTGGCCCGGTTACTATTTTAAACTGGTCTTTCCCAAGGGAGGATGTTTCTAATCGCGAAATGGCTTTTCAGATAGCTTTGGCAATTCGTCAGGAGGTACTAGACTTAGAAGCTGCCAGAATATCTGTGATTCAGATTGATGAAGCTGCTTTAAGAGAGAAATTGCCTCTTAGAAAAGCAGAGTGGCATAGCGATTATCTGGATTGGGCATTGGAAGCGTTCCGGTTATGTCACAGTGGCGTAAAACCGGAAACTCAGATTCATACGCATATGTGCTATAGTGAATTTGAAGATATTATCAAGGAAATTGACGAGATGGATGCAGATGTGATTACTTTTGAGGCATCACGTTCCAAATTAGAGATTTTGGATGCTTTAAAGGATGCGGAATTTGAAACAGAAGCAGGACCGGGAGTCTATGATATCCATTCACCGAGAGTCCCTTCCGTGGAGGAAATTGTAGAGGCTTTAAGAAGGATGCTTGATAAGATTCCTGAGGAAAAACTGTGGGTCAATCCGGATTGTGGACTAAAGACCAGAGGAATTCCGGAGACAGAAGCCAGCCTTAAAAATATGGTAGCTGCGGCTAAAATTTTGAGGGAAGAATGAAATTAAGTCTTGACAAAAAAAGAGAGTTAGAATATACTAACTATGATAAATGATATCCATTCTCAAAATAGGAGGGATGCAAATGGGTACAATCATAGTTGGTGCAGTAGTGGTGGTTGTGGCTGCATTGGCAGCACGTTCCATATACCGTGATAAAAAGAGTGGAAAAGCTTGCAGCGGATGTAGCGGCGGATGTGCCGGATGTCATGGTGGATGCCACACGGAACAATAAATAGAAAAAATGGGATGCCTTGAAGAAAACAAATCTTCAAGGCATTTTATCTTATAGAAGAATAAAACATAGGAAGAATGGGAAGGTTGCATTTTATAGAAATTGGATTATAATTAAAAACAGGGGTAAAAAGACGAAATTAGGAGAGAAAAAATATGTTAAGTTATTATATAAATCAGCTACGTTCCATGCTCTATGTGGCACCGGTGATTTTAATTGCAATTTCTTTTCATGAATTTGCCCATGGATATGTGTCATACAAAATGGGAGACCCGACGCCCAAAAGGGATGGAAGATTGACCTTAAATCCATTTAAGCATTTGGACGTGGCAGGAACTTTATGTCTGTTGTTTTTCCATATGGGATGGGCAAAACCGGTACGAATCAATACGGCATGTTACAAAAATAAGAAGAGAGGCACAATTCTGGTATCTTTGGCAGGACCGGTTATGAACTTCTTATTAGCATTTCTTTCATTGGTGATTTATGGATTGCTATTAAAATATGGAAGTATCTCTCGGGTGGTCTACATAGGAGTGACGCTTGCTTATTACTCCGCCGTGGTAAACATTGGACTTGGACTGTTTA is a window from the Roseburia sp. 499 genome containing:
- a CDS encoding FeoB-associated Cys-rich membrane protein; the encoded protein is MGTIIVGAVVVVVAALAARSIYRDKKSGKACSGCSGGCAGCHGGCHTEQ
- the metE gene encoding 5-methyltetrahydropteroyltriglutamate--homocysteine S-methyltransferase, which gives rise to MNTTIVGYPRIGKMRELKFVIEKYWRGEVTEAELKETAKTLRSENLKKQKQAGITVSPVNDFSYYDGMLDLAVMLNAVPERYRKLNLSELDTYFAMARGYQGEHGDVKAFAMKKWFNTNYHYMVPELEEGMELKLQSEKLFAEYEEAKQLGICPRPVTIGAYTFLKMAVAQEGISKITYVAPIKEVFQELLQECNKRGVEWIQIDEPALVLDMDEADKKLFCELYEGILEVKGSVKVLLQTYFGDVRDCYQELTALSFDGLGLDFVEGKYTEKIIQENGFPKEKYLYAGIVNGKNIWKCDYEKKLALVDSLKKVTDKLILTTSCSLLHVPYTTKSEKKLSVDTLKYFSYAEEKLEELHELAELSEKDYVNETAYKRNIEVTHSERGMKDNSICKQVAALSKKDFVRNVPRTERQKLQREKLGLPIFPTTTIGSFPQTKEVKANRSRYRKGEITKEQYDEQVFAFIKDCVEKQEELGLDVLVHGEYERNDMVEFFGENFGGYVFTEYAWVQSYGTRCVKPPVIFGDVKRIEPITVKYSKYAASLTKKPMKGMLTGPVTILNWSFPREDVSNREMAFQIALAIRQEVLDLEAARISVIQIDEAALREKLPLRKAEWHSDYLDWALEAFRLCHSGVKPETQIHTHMCYSEFEDIIKEIDEMDADVITFEASRSKLEILDALKDAEFETEAGPGVYDIHSPRVPSVEEIVEALRRMLDKIPEEKLWVNPDCGLKTRGIPETEASLKNMVAAAKILREE
- a CDS encoding site-2 protease family protein translates to MLSYYINQLRSMLYVAPVILIAISFHEFAHGYVSYKMGDPTPKRDGRLTLNPFKHLDVAGTLCLLFFHMGWAKPVRINTACYKNKKRGTILVSLAGPVMNFLLAFLSLVIYGLLLKYGSISRVVYIGVTLAYYSAVVNIGLGLFNLIPLPPLDGSNVLGEIIPKVNQYFYEIRRYSSLILIVLLVSGALSRPLGYANHVILNGMWKLVKMILQIGITGTTDIYI